One Nitrospira sp. DNA window includes the following coding sequences:
- a CDS encoding SSU ribosomal protein S9p (S16e), with protein MAALTQYATGKRKSAIARAWVTAAAGDIVVNEKPLEKAFPRMTLRNVIQFPFELAGVTGKYSVRATVYGGGPAGQAGALRHAISKALVVMSAAFRSPLKKEGLLTRDSRVKERKKYGQKGARKRFQYSKR; from the coding sequence ATGGCAGCATTGACGCAGTATGCAACCGGGAAGAGAAAGAGCGCGATCGCTCGCGCATGGGTAACCGCCGCTGCAGGTGACATCGTCGTGAACGAAAAGCCGTTGGAAAAGGCGTTTCCGCGCATGACGCTGCGGAATGTGATTCAATTTCCGTTTGAGCTGGCTGGTGTCACCGGCAAGTATTCGGTACGGGCCACCGTGTATGGCGGAGGACCTGCGGGCCAAGCCGGAGCCTTGCGGCATGCGATCTCAAAGGCGCTGGTGGTCATGAGCGCGGCGTTCCGAAGCCCCCTCAAGAAAGAAGGCCTCCTGACCCGCGACTCGCGCGTGAAAGAGCGTAAGAAGTACGGCCAGAAGGGCGCCAGAAAGCGGTTCCAATACTCGAAGCGTTAA